One window from the genome of Vidua chalybeata isolate OUT-0048 chromosome 3, bVidCha1 merged haplotype, whole genome shotgun sequence encodes:
- the GREM2 gene encoding gremlin-2 isoform X2, producing the protein MVWKFALSIFLMAALVRVTDTRKNRPAGAIPSPYKGSSSNHSERRQQLNKEVLASSQEALVVTERKYLKSDWCKTQPLRQTVSEEGCISRTIINRFCYGQCNSFYIPRHVKKEEESFQSCAFCKPHKVTSSTVQLECPELDPPFRLKKIQKVKQCRCMSVNLNSSGKL; encoded by the coding sequence ATGGTTTGGAAATTTGCCCTGTCCATTTTTCTGATGGCAGCACTGGTTCGAGTAACGGACACCAGGAAAAACCGCCCTGCAGGTGCCATTCCCTCCCCGtacaaaggcagcagcagcaaccactCGGAGCggaggcagcagctgaacaaaGAGGTGTTGGCCTCCAGCCAGGAGGCCCTCGTGGTCACCGAGAGGAAGTACCTCAAGAGCGACTGGTGCAAGACGCAGCCGCTGCGGCAGACTGTCAGCGAGGAGGGCTGCATCAGCCGCACCATCATCAACCGCTTCTGCTATGGGCAGTGCAACTCCTTCTACATTCCGCGGCACgtgaaaaaggaggaggagtcCTTCCAGTCCTGTGCTTTCTGCAAGCCACACAAGGTCACCTCTTCGACCGTGCAGCTGGAGTGCCCCGAGCTGGACCCACCATTCCGACTCAAGAAAATTCAGAAGGTCAAGCAGTGCCGGTGCATGTCTGTGAATCTGAACAGCTCAGGCAAACTGTGA
- the GREM2 gene encoding gremlin-2 isoform X1, which yields MPKKCGIRHLVESSPLSFSRRQRMVWKFALSIFLMAALVRVTDTRKNRPAGAIPSPYKGSSSNHSERRQQLNKEVLASSQEALVVTERKYLKSDWCKTQPLRQTVSEEGCISRTIINRFCYGQCNSFYIPRHVKKEEESFQSCAFCKPHKVTSSTVQLECPELDPPFRLKKIQKVKQCRCMSVNLNSSGKL from the exons ATGCCTAAGAAATGTGGCATAAGGCATCTTGTGGAGAGCTCACCTCTGTCTTTTTCTAGAAGACAAAG GATGGTTTGGAAATTTGCCCTGTCCATTTTTCTGATGGCAGCACTGGTTCGAGTAACGGACACCAGGAAAAACCGCCCTGCAGGTGCCATTCCCTCCCCGtacaaaggcagcagcagcaaccactCGGAGCggaggcagcagctgaacaaaGAGGTGTTGGCCTCCAGCCAGGAGGCCCTCGTGGTCACCGAGAGGAAGTACCTCAAGAGCGACTGGTGCAAGACGCAGCCGCTGCGGCAGACTGTCAGCGAGGAGGGCTGCATCAGCCGCACCATCATCAACCGCTTCTGCTATGGGCAGTGCAACTCCTTCTACATTCCGCGGCACgtgaaaaaggaggaggagtcCTTCCAGTCCTGTGCTTTCTGCAAGCCACACAAGGTCACCTCTTCGACCGTGCAGCTGGAGTGCCCCGAGCTGGACCCACCATTCCGACTCAAGAAAATTCAGAAGGTCAAGCAGTGCCGGTGCATGTCTGTGAATCTGAACAGCTCAGGCAAACTGTGA